The Flavobacterium praedii genome window below encodes:
- a CDS encoding sulfite exporter TauE/SafE family protein → MLYTAFLFGLISSFHCIGMCGPIALMLPVARNNPAKKVIQISIYHLGRLMAYGSIGLIFGMLGKGFFLAGIQQQLSIFIGIAMILVILIPEKLLSNYNFSKPVYKVISKIKQNLGSHFKSKSYKSLFIIGLLNGFLPCGMVYVALFGAIAMQSAGFGVLYMLLFGLGTVPLMSSVVYINSLLTISVRNKIQKIVPIVGVIIGILFILRGLGLGIPYVSPSNMNLFIQEKANCH, encoded by the coding sequence ATGCTTTATACTGCCTTTTTATTTGGTTTAATCAGTAGTTTTCACTGTATTGGAATGTGTGGTCCTATAGCACTGATGCTGCCTGTTGCCCGAAATAATCCTGCTAAAAAAGTTATTCAAATTAGTATCTATCATTTGGGAAGATTGATGGCTTATGGTAGTATTGGATTGATTTTTGGAATGTTGGGTAAAGGATTCTTTTTGGCTGGTATTCAACAGCAATTATCAATTTTTATCGGAATTGCTATGATTCTTGTCATTCTCATTCCTGAAAAATTATTGTCTAATTATAATTTTTCGAAGCCGGTTTACAAAGTGATTTCTAAAATTAAGCAAAATCTGGGAAGTCATTTTAAGAGTAAAAGTTATAAATCACTTTTTATTATTGGTTTATTAAATGGTTTTTTGCCTTGCGGAATGGTTTATGTAGCCTTGTTTGGAGCAATTGCTATGCAAAGTGCTGGTTTTGGAGTCTTGTATATGTTGCTCTTTGGATTGGGAACTGTACCACTTATGAGTTCTGTGGTTTATATCAACTCGTTACTGACCATTTCTGTACGGAATAAAATTCAAAAAATTGTTCCAATCGTTGGTGTGATAATAGGAATTTTATTTATTCTTAGAGGTTTGGGGCTTGGGATTCCTTATGTCTCGCCTTCAAATATGAATTTATTTATACAAGAAAAAGCCAATTGTCATTAA
- the hemN gene encoding oxygen-independent coproporphyrinogen III oxidase, with amino-acid sequence MKTSLIQKYNVPGPRYTSYPTVPYWNESGFTNDNWIETLKKSFQESNDNEGISLYIHLPFCESLCTFCGCNKRITKNHNVENTYIEAVLKEWSLYCEILGKKPKIKEIHLGGGTPTFFSLKSLEDLINGILALAEKAEGYEFSFEGHPNNTTHAHLQKLYDLGFRRVSFGVQDYSQKVQKAINRIQPFHNVAKVTFWAKEIGYTSIGHDIIFGLPFQEIDDIIDTIEKTNSLQPDRLAFYSYAHVPWIKGNGQRGFNDEDIPKDDTKRKLYEIGKELLFENEYYEIGMDHFALKSDSLYQSFKNKELHRNFMGYSSSKTQLMIGLGVSSISDSWYSFAQNVKNLEDYYQMLEKDKLPVYRGHLLTSEDLIIRKHILNLMCHFETTWTDSANYFPEIPEILIQLKEMENDGLLIIGNKNIQVTEKGKPYVRNICMAFDLRLKRKTPDTALFSMTI; translated from the coding sequence ATGAAAACCTCACTTATTCAAAAATACAATGTTCCCGGGCCACGTTATACTAGTTATCCTACGGTTCCTTATTGGAATGAGTCAGGATTTACTAATGACAATTGGATAGAAACTCTAAAAAAATCATTCCAAGAAAGCAACGACAATGAAGGTATCAGCTTGTATATTCACTTGCCATTTTGCGAAAGCTTATGTACATTTTGTGGATGCAATAAACGTATTACCAAAAATCACAACGTAGAAAATACGTATATAGAAGCCGTTTTAAAAGAATGGTCCCTTTATTGCGAAATTTTAGGCAAAAAACCTAAGATCAAAGAAATTCATCTAGGTGGTGGAACCCCGACTTTCTTCTCGTTAAAAAGTTTAGAGGACTTAATTAATGGAATACTGGCTCTCGCCGAAAAAGCAGAAGGATATGAATTTAGTTTTGAAGGCCACCCGAATAATACCACTCATGCGCATTTGCAAAAATTGTATGATTTAGGATTTCGAAGAGTGAGCTTTGGTGTTCAAGACTACTCTCAAAAAGTTCAAAAAGCAATAAATCGAATTCAGCCTTTTCATAATGTAGCCAAAGTTACATTTTGGGCAAAAGAAATCGGCTATACATCAATTGGACATGACATCATTTTTGGCTTGCCGTTTCAAGAAATTGATGACATTATCGATACTATCGAAAAAACAAATTCCCTTCAACCCGATCGATTGGCTTTTTACAGTTATGCACACGTACCATGGATAAAAGGCAATGGGCAACGTGGATTTAATGATGAAGACATTCCGAAAGATGATACCAAAAGAAAATTATACGAAATTGGGAAAGAGTTACTTTTTGAAAATGAATACTACGAAATTGGCATGGATCATTTCGCTCTTAAATCAGACAGCTTATACCAATCTTTTAAAAACAAAGAATTACATAGAAACTTCATGGGATATAGTTCTTCAAAAACTCAATTAATGATTGGTTTAGGAGTTTCCTCCATAAGTGACAGTTGGTATAGTTTTGCTCAAAATGTCAAAAATTTAGAAGATTATTACCAAATGCTAGAAAAGGATAAACTGCCCGTTTATAGAGGTCATCTATTAACATCTGAAGATCTTATCATCAGAAAACATATTTTGAACTTAATGTGCCATTTTGAAACCACTTGGACAGATTCAGCAAACTATTTTCCAGAAATTCCAGAAATTCTTATACAACTCAAAGAAATGGAAAATGACGGTTTATTGATAATCGGAAATAAAAATATCCAAGTTACCGAAAAAGGGAAACCATATGTTCGAAACATCTGTATGGCATTTGATTTAAGACTTAAACGAAAAACACCAGATACCGCATTGTTTTCTATGACAATTTAA
- a CDS encoding DUF349 domain-containing protein produces MLEEKNENLSLQENETDGKMANELQEAIQSETPVTEESEITDVAAEENTVYPDAEAVTTNEDAINEKQNVLNAIAETNAEESEDETLKNRHDIPMLDYESLPMETLVDELKNLVTNEKVMSIKDHVEEIRKAFLAKYNHLIEEKREEFNQENQDPNEEFQYHFPLKSKFDQYYTIYKDNKNIHFKSLQNNLKSNLETRLAIVEELKELINPQANIKDTLNHFNELRERWKNAGSIPKDKYNHVWNNYHFHVENFYDYLHLDREARDIDFKHNLELKQKIITRVEELLHEADINKAFRELQDLHRIWKEDIGPVSREFRDEIWNQFSELTKKMHDKREVLFENLRGTELENLEKKKEIIAKIEVLATEKVNAHTQWLAQIEKVEALRSAFFAAGKVPSEVNETTWAAFKTAVRNFNTFKNSFYKDIKKDQNDNLNKKIALVKKAKELQESEDFASTTPIMKQIQEEWKKIGHVPRKYSDKIWNEFREACNHYFDKLKEHKNIENVDEVEAFDKKKTYLDTLREFQLTGDHKTDLDAIKLHIETWKNFGKVPFPRRHIEGKFNKILDALFEKLSLSKKDTEMMRFSNRMDHLSESNDIRKLDNEKIFLMRKIEEVQNEIFQLENNIQFFTNTRNAKKENSIVLEVRKNIAIHKESLDVWKEKLKQIRNLNQE; encoded by the coding sequence ATGTTAGAAGAAAAGAACGAAAACCTGTCTCTTCAAGAAAATGAGACAGACGGAAAAATGGCCAATGAGTTGCAAGAAGCAATCCAATCTGAAACTCCTGTAACTGAAGAAAGTGAAATCACTGATGTTGCAGCAGAAGAAAATACGGTATATCCTGATGCTGAAGCAGTAACAACTAATGAAGACGCAATTAATGAAAAACAAAATGTTTTAAATGCTATTGCCGAGACCAATGCGGAAGAAAGTGAAGATGAAACCCTGAAAAATCGCCATGATATTCCGATGCTTGATTATGAATCATTACCAATGGAAACATTAGTTGACGAATTGAAAAATTTGGTTACTAATGAAAAAGTAATGTCTATAAAAGATCATGTTGAAGAAATTCGCAAAGCTTTTTTAGCAAAATACAATCATCTTATCGAAGAAAAAAGAGAAGAATTCAATCAGGAAAATCAAGACCCTAATGAAGAATTTCAGTATCATTTCCCTTTAAAATCTAAGTTCGATCAATATTATACAATCTATAAAGACAATAAAAATATTCATTTTAAAAGTCTTCAAAACAATTTGAAATCCAACTTGGAGACACGATTGGCAATTGTAGAAGAATTAAAAGAATTAATAAATCCTCAAGCCAACATCAAAGACACCTTAAATCATTTTAATGAATTGAGAGAACGTTGGAAAAATGCAGGATCTATTCCAAAAGATAAATACAATCATGTATGGAACAACTATCACTTTCATGTAGAAAATTTCTATGATTATTTACACTTGGATAGAGAGGCCAGAGATATTGATTTCAAACATAATTTAGAGCTTAAACAAAAAATAATAACTCGTGTTGAAGAGTTGCTACACGAAGCAGACATCAACAAGGCATTCCGAGAATTGCAAGATTTACATCGAATTTGGAAAGAAGATATAGGACCTGTATCTAGAGAATTTCGCGATGAAATTTGGAATCAATTTAGTGAATTGACAAAAAAAATGCATGATAAGCGTGAAGTTTTGTTCGAAAACTTAAGAGGTACTGAATTAGAAAATCTAGAAAAGAAAAAAGAAATCATTGCCAAAATAGAAGTTTTAGCTACCGAAAAAGTAAATGCACACACACAATGGTTGGCCCAAATCGAAAAAGTTGAAGCATTAAGATCTGCTTTTTTTGCTGCTGGTAAAGTTCCTTCTGAAGTTAATGAAACTACTTGGGCTGCATTCAAAACCGCTGTAAGAAATTTTAATACTTTTAAAAACTCTTTTTATAAGGATATCAAAAAAGATCAAAACGACAATCTAAACAAAAAAATTGCTTTGGTAAAAAAAGCCAAAGAATTACAAGAAAGTGAAGATTTTGCATCTACTACTCCTATCATGAAGCAAATTCAAGAAGAGTGGAAAAAAATCGGCCATGTACCAAGAAAATATTCTGATAAAATTTGGAATGAATTTAGAGAAGCGTGTAATCACTATTTCGATAAATTAAAAGAACACAAAAATATTGAAAACGTTGATGAAGTTGAAGCTTTTGATAAAAAGAAAACTTATCTGGATACATTAAGAGAATTTCAATTAACTGGTGACCACAAGACCGATTTAGACGCCATCAAATTGCATATTGAAACTTGGAAAAATTTTGGAAAAGTTCCTTTCCCAAGAAGACATATTGAAGGAAAGTTTAATAAAATTCTAGATGCTTTATTCGAAAAATTAAGCCTAAGCAAAAAAGATACCGAAATGATGCGTTTCTCCAACAGAATGGATCATCTGTCAGAAAGCAATGATATTAGAAAACTCGATAATGAGAAAATTTTCTTAATGCGTAAAATCGAAGAAGTACAAAATGAAATTTTCCAATTAGAGAATAACATTCAATTTTTTACCAATACTAGAAACGCAAAAAAAGAAAATTCAATTGTTCTAGAAGTTCGAAAAAACATTGCTATTCACAAAGAAAGTTTAGATGTTTGGAAAGAAAAACTAAAACAAATAAGAAATTTAAATCAAGAGTAG
- a CDS encoding shikimate dehydrogenase family protein, whose protein sequence is MVEVLKKRFGLLGRNISYSFSKGYFTDKFSKEHFEGCTYENFDIPEINYFTELRKNNTDLNGLNVTIPYKEAILPFLDKLSKNATQIGAVNTIKFTKKGKLKGYNTDFYGFKKSLEPLLQPHHKKALILGTGGASKGVAFALEQLEIAYTFVSREAKENCIDYQRINATTFDNYQIIINCTPVGTSPKVDLFPIIPYEYFTEKHIAYDLIYNPAETQFLSKAKAHGAQIKNGLDMLIFQAEKAWKIWNK, encoded by the coding sequence ATGGTTGAAGTTTTAAAAAAACGTTTTGGTTTACTAGGTCGTAATATCAGTTATTCTTTTTCAAAAGGATATTTTACTGATAAATTCAGTAAAGAACATTTTGAAGGTTGCACTTATGAAAACTTCGATATTCCTGAAATTAATTATTTTACTGAATTAAGAAAAAATAACACAGATCTTAACGGTCTCAATGTCACTATTCCTTACAAAGAAGCCATACTTCCATTTTTGGATAAATTATCCAAAAATGCAACACAAATTGGAGCAGTAAACACTATAAAATTCACCAAAAAAGGAAAACTAAAAGGCTATAATACCGATTTTTATGGCTTCAAAAAATCTTTAGAGCCCTTATTACAGCCGCATCACAAAAAAGCTTTAATACTTGGTACTGGAGGCGCCTCAAAAGGGGTAGCTTTTGCCTTAGAACAATTGGAAATTGCTTATACTTTTGTTTCGCGAGAAGCCAAAGAAAACTGTATTGACTACCAACGTATCAACGCAACAACATTTGACAATTACCAAATAATAATCAATTGTACACCTGTTGGAACGAGTCCAAAAGTTGATTTATTTCCGATTATTCCTTATGAATACTTTACAGAAAAACACATTGCTTACGACTTAATATACAACCCAGCAGAAACCCAATTTTTAAGCAAAGCCAAAGCACATGGTGCTCAAATTAAAAATGGCTTGGATATGCTTATTTTTCAGGCCGAAAAAGCCTGGAAGATTTGGAATAAATAA
- a CDS encoding tetratricopeptide repeat protein produces MQLSNEEEDYNLSLSKFESMLKTNKVLFFDSEEFEEIILHYLDMGKSALAKKALKLALEQHPRSSGLKLVQVEMLIYDDKLEIAEKLLNELYAIEPTNEEIYIQKANICSKRDQHEKAVEMLKIALKYTDDYADVYNLIGMEYLFMDNLELAKESFIKCLEEDFEDQSALYNVVYCFEFLDQNQDAIVYLNKYIDKNPYSEIAWHQLGRLYYGVKEHENAIRAFDYATLIDDEFLGAFMEKAKALERLKKYDLAIESYNRTIELDDATSYALLRIGKCYEKLGNKVLALKYFNKTVHEDPLLDKGWIAITDFYVRQKNFQKALFFVNKALAIDNQNKMYWKRYAAINKQMNFFEEAEFGYRKAVEFGDYQLDTWLFWVDILQFLGEFESAIQTLFQASEYFPEENEIEYRLAGLNFMLSKNIKAKFHLSNALRLNTENMILLQELFPVVWEKKMVQNYIEKHKKQ; encoded by the coding sequence ATGCAATTAAGCAACGAAGAAGAAGATTATAACTTATCCCTATCCAAATTTGAGTCCATGTTGAAAACCAACAAAGTGCTCTTTTTTGACTCCGAAGAATTTGAAGAAATCATTCTTCATTATCTCGATATGGGCAAGTCTGCATTGGCCAAAAAAGCTTTAAAGCTAGCTCTGGAACAACATCCAAGATCCAGCGGCCTAAAATTAGTTCAAGTAGAAATGCTTATTTATGATGACAAACTCGAAATTGCCGAAAAACTATTGAACGAGTTGTATGCAATTGAACCTACCAACGAAGAAATATACATCCAGAAAGCAAATATTTGCTCCAAAAGAGATCAGCATGAAAAAGCAGTTGAAATGCTTAAGATCGCTTTAAAATATACCGATGACTATGCTGATGTATACAATTTAATTGGTATGGAATATCTATTCATGGACAATCTCGAATTGGCTAAAGAAAGTTTCATCAAATGTCTTGAAGAAGATTTTGAAGATCAATCCGCTTTATACAATGTAGTGTATTGTTTTGAATTTTTGGATCAAAATCAAGACGCCATCGTTTATTTAAACAAATACATTGACAAGAATCCATACAGTGAGATTGCTTGGCATCAATTGGGACGCTTGTATTATGGTGTAAAAGAACATGAAAATGCCATTAGAGCTTTTGATTATGCCACATTAATTGATGATGAATTCCTTGGTGCTTTTATGGAAAAAGCCAAAGCTTTGGAACGCCTAAAAAAATATGATCTTGCCATAGAGAGCTATAACCGCACCATCGAATTGGATGATGCCACATCGTATGCTTTGCTCCGAATAGGAAAGTGCTATGAAAAGCTAGGCAACAAAGTATTGGCATTAAAATACTTTAATAAAACCGTACATGAAGACCCTCTTCTTGACAAAGGGTGGATTGCAATTACCGACTTTTATGTACGCCAAAAAAACTTTCAAAAAGCATTGTTTTTTGTTAATAAAGCCTTGGCAATAGACAATCAAAACAAAATGTACTGGAAGCGATATGCGGCAATAAACAAACAAATGAACTTCTTTGAGGAAGCCGAATTTGGATACAGAAAAGCAGTAGAATTTGGTGACTACCAACTAGATACTTGGTTGTTTTGGGTGGATATTCTTCAATTTTTAGGTGAATTTGAAAGCGCCATCCAAACTTTATTTCAGGCATCTGAGTACTTTCCGGAAGAAAATGAAATTGAATATCGTTTGGCTGGATTGAATTTTATGCTTTCAAAAAATATCAAAGCAAAATTCCATTTAAGCAATGCTTTGCGCTTGAATACAGAAAATATGATTTTATTGCAAGAATTATTCCCTGTGGTTTGGGAGAAAAAAATGGTACAAAATTATATTGAAAAACATAAAAAACAATAA
- a CDS encoding aspartate aminotransferase family protein, whose amino-acid sequence MNPDFIKYQAQTSPYPLGMEVSHAIGSYIYDTNNKKYLDFVAGVSACTLGHQNKRVNDAIKDQLDKYSHVMVYGEYSQSPAVEYCKLMASLLPAPLDKTYLVNSGTEGIEGALKLAKRTTGRSQLISCHNAYHGNTMGSMSVMGFEERKQAFRPLLPDVDFITFNNEADLLKITTKTAGIILETIQGGAGFIEPENDFLKKVRARCTEVGAMMILDEIQPGFGRTGKLLGFQNYDVVPDIVVMGKGMGGGMPVGAFTASSAMMDLLTENPKLGHITTFGGHPVIASACLATLKELTETNLMQEALEKEKLFRTLLVHPLIKEIRGKGLMLAAMTDNAEITNEVILKCQDRGLILFWLLFEGCAIRITPPLTISEEEIREGCAIILEVMNEMV is encoded by the coding sequence GTGAATCCCGATTTTATTAAATACCAAGCACAAACTTCACCTTATCCTTTGGGTATGGAGGTTTCGCATGCAATTGGTTCTTATATATACGATACCAACAACAAAAAATATTTAGACTTTGTGGCGGGAGTTTCAGCTTGTACGCTTGGCCATCAAAACAAGAGAGTCAATGATGCCATAAAAGATCAATTGGACAAATATTCGCATGTTATGGTTTATGGCGAATATTCGCAAAGCCCAGCTGTTGAATATTGCAAATTAATGGCCTCTCTCCTACCTGCTCCATTAGACAAAACATATTTAGTCAATTCGGGTACAGAGGGCATCGAAGGAGCTTTAAAACTTGCCAAAAGAACTACAGGAAGAAGCCAGCTTATATCATGCCATAATGCCTATCATGGAAACACCATGGGATCAATGAGCGTTATGGGTTTTGAAGAACGCAAACAGGCTTTTCGTCCTTTACTTCCCGATGTTGATTTCATTACCTTTAACAATGAAGCCGATTTACTAAAAATAACAACAAAAACCGCTGGAATCATTCTTGAAACTATTCAGGGAGGAGCTGGTTTTATTGAGCCCGAAAATGATTTTCTAAAAAAAGTAAGAGCTCGTTGTACCGAAGTAGGCGCAATGATGATTCTTGACGAAATTCAACCCGGCTTTGGGAGAACAGGAAAATTATTAGGTTTCCAGAATTATGATGTCGTTCCAGATATCGTGGTTATGGGAAAAGGAATGGGTGGTGGAATGCCAGTGGGTGCATTCACTGCTTCATCAGCCATGATGGATTTATTGACCGAAAATCCAAAATTAGGACACATTACGACTTTTGGAGGACACCCTGTCATTGCGTCAGCTTGTTTGGCAACTTTGAAAGAATTAACTGAAACCAATCTAATGCAAGAAGCTTTAGAGAAAGAAAAACTCTTTAGAACCCTTTTGGTACATCCTTTGATAAAAGAAATACGAGGAAAAGGTTTGATGCTAGCGGCCATGACTGACAATGCTGAGATCACAAATGAAGTGATATTAAAATGTCAAGATAGAGGATTAATATTATTTTGGCTCCTTTTTGAAGGTTGTGCCATCCGAATTACACCGCCATTAACCATTTCAGAAGAAGAAATTCGAGAAGGTTGTGCTATTATTCTTGAAGTAATGAACGAGATGGTTTAA
- a CDS encoding OstA-like protein gives MAQTPKKIQIEQSDFADVDQQKAPDALLLTGNVRVSHDGVILTCNKAYFFQKENYLKAFGNVQLVQGDTLYLNSNYAEYSGELKKAFATGNPVMSSPDATLATDTINFDRNTQEVFYNTQGTIINKDNTLKSKSGRYYVAQKKFQFLTAVTLTNKTYEIKSNHLDYYSNSGHSYLFGPSTITSKANYIYTEKGFYDTKKNLAHFLNKSYIRYDDRVIKGDSLYYDRNKEFASATRNVKITDSINRGVIRGHYAELYKKKDSMFVTKRALAVNFVDNDSVYIHGKKLMVTGKEGNRIIRAFNNVRFYKTDMSGKCDSIHSSSKTALTKLIGNPILWNGESQITGDLMHLIGDNNTQKLDSLKVLNNTFIVSKDTIGTGFNQVKGQNLFGKFQDGKLHDVDIIKNTEVIYYMRNDANELIGINKNVSSKINILFDKTAIETITFFNQVDGDIYPESELPENARTLRGLNWRGEERIKSKDDVFSEEENAEELKVIEATIKDSAKKNIPMKIRKETLNYDKKKSKK, from the coding sequence ATGGCACAAACTCCTAAAAAAATTCAAATTGAACAGTCTGACTTTGCAGATGTAGACCAACAAAAAGCACCAGATGCTCTTTTACTTACAGGAAATGTAAGAGTGAGCCATGATGGTGTAATTTTAACTTGTAACAAAGCCTATTTTTTTCAAAAAGAAAATTATTTAAAAGCTTTTGGAAATGTACAATTAGTACAAGGAGACACACTTTATTTGAATAGTAACTATGCTGAATACAGTGGCGAATTAAAGAAAGCATTTGCTACAGGTAATCCTGTAATGAGTTCGCCTGATGCAACATTAGCAACAGACACTATTAATTTTGACAGAAACACTCAAGAAGTATTTTACAATACACAAGGAACTATAATTAACAAAGACAACACACTAAAAAGTAAGTCTGGACGGTATTATGTGGCTCAGAAAAAATTTCAGTTTTTGACTGCTGTGACTCTTACGAATAAAACCTACGAAATCAAATCCAATCATTTGGATTATTACAGTAATTCGGGGCATTCTTATCTTTTTGGTCCTTCAACCATTACCAGTAAAGCCAATTATATTTATACCGAAAAAGGTTTTTATGATACCAAAAAAAATCTAGCTCATTTTCTAAACAAATCCTACATACGATATGATGATAGGGTGATAAAAGGAGATAGTCTGTATTATGATCGAAACAAAGAATTTGCCTCTGCTACACGAAATGTCAAAATAACGGACTCCATCAATCGAGGAGTTATTCGAGGGCATTATGCCGAATTATACAAAAAGAAAGACTCGATGTTTGTAACCAAAAGAGCTTTGGCCGTAAATTTTGTAGACAATGACTCCGTTTATATTCATGGAAAAAAACTAATGGTAACAGGCAAAGAAGGTAACCGAATTATTCGAGCCTTTAATAATGTTCGCTTTTACAAAACAGATATGAGTGGAAAATGCGATTCTATTCATTCGAGTTCCAAAACAGCCTTAACAAAATTAATTGGGAACCCAATATTATGGAATGGCGAAAGCCAAATTACAGGTGATTTAATGCACTTAATTGGTGACAATAATACTCAAAAGCTAGATTCGCTAAAAGTACTCAATAACACTTTTATAGTCTCTAAAGATACTATTGGAACAGGATTCAATCAGGTAAAAGGGCAAAATTTATTTGGAAAATTCCAAGATGGAAAACTGCATGATGTGGATATTATAAAAAACACCGAAGTGATTTATTATATGCGAAATGACGCCAACGAACTTATTGGTATCAACAAAAATGTTAGCAGCAAAATAAATATTCTTTTTGACAAAACTGCTATAGAAACTATTACGTTTTTCAATCAAGTTGATGGTGATATTTATCCAGAATCAGAATTGCCAGAAAATGCGAGAACGCTTCGGGGTCTTAATTGGCGAGGAGAGGAACGGATAAAATCCAAAGATGATGTTTTTAGCGAAGAAGAAAATGCCGAAGAACTCAAAGTTATTGAGGCCACGATAAAAGACAGCGCTAAGAAAAATATTCCTATGAAAATTCGTAAAGAAACGTTGAATTATGACAAGAAGAAATCGAAGAAGTAA
- a CDS encoding alpha-amylase family protein codes for MITKKIVIAGLSIMLIATACKTKDLKMSAQKKETVSENKAVVYQVFTRLFGNKNTTNKPWGTIEENGVGKFNDFTDKALQEIKGLGVTHIWYTGVPHHAVIRDYTSIGISSDDPEVVKGRAGSPYAVKDYYNVNPDLAVNPENRLKEFEELIKRTHNANLKVIIDIVPNHIARKYEGKSNPKGVRDFGADDDVTVEYKRDNNFYYIPNTPFQLPDGDKPLNGESNPLIDGKFDENPAKWTGNGSRMAKPDKNDWYETVKVNYGIRPDGTKDFPELPAGYDKKSNKEHFDFWKDKSVPSSWIKFRDIALYWTAKGVDGFRYDMAEMVPYEFWSYMNSAIKNVNPDAFLMAEVYNPKEYRNYIHLGKMDYLYDKVETYDKLKDIIQGKTPPDGLSYIQSGLADIDVHMLKFLDNHDEQRLASPEFAGSPEKGKPMMVVSAMITSAPIMIYFGQEVGEAGNENGGFGSHSRTSIFDYVGVPNHQRWMNDGAFDGGKLSQGEKDLRDFYKRLLNFSAKSAAVMGQFQDLQEVNRQANLGYDPNHIYSFVRWSDSQKLIVLTNFSSNNSGSFELKIPSDIISKWNLKEGSYTLKDQLYEKSTIQLQVVNGEGKASVNIKPLESFIYQL; via the coding sequence ATGATAACGAAAAAAATAGTAATTGCTGGACTAAGTATTATGCTTATAGCAACTGCCTGTAAAACCAAAGATTTAAAAATGAGTGCACAAAAAAAAGAAACCGTTTCGGAAAACAAAGCTGTAGTTTATCAAGTTTTTACTCGGTTATTTGGAAATAAGAACACAACAAATAAGCCTTGGGGGACAATTGAAGAAAATGGAGTCGGTAAATTTAATGATTTTACAGATAAAGCATTACAGGAAATAAAGGGGTTGGGAGTTACTCATATTTGGTATACTGGTGTTCCTCATCATGCAGTTATTCGAGATTATACTTCTATTGGGATTTCTAGTGACGATCCTGAAGTAGTAAAAGGTAGAGCGGGTTCTCCTTATGCTGTAAAAGATTATTACAATGTCAATCCTGATTTGGCTGTCAATCCGGAAAATCGATTGAAAGAGTTTGAAGAATTAATAAAACGTACTCATAATGCAAATCTTAAAGTGATTATTGATATAGTTCCTAATCATATTGCTCGCAAGTATGAAGGGAAAAGTAATCCAAAGGGAGTAAGGGATTTTGGTGCCGATGATGATGTAACTGTTGAATACAAAAGAGATAATAATTTTTATTACATCCCAAATACTCCATTTCAATTGCCAGATGGGGACAAACCTCTGAATGGTGAAAGCAATCCGTTAATAGATGGTAAGTTTGATGAAAATCCAGCGAAATGGACTGGAAATGGTTCTCGTATGGCTAAACCGGATAAAAATGATTGGTATGAAACAGTTAAAGTAAATTATGGAATTCGTCCTGATGGAACCAAAGACTTTCCTGAGTTGCCAGCTGGTTATGATAAAAAATCAAACAAAGAACATTTTGATTTTTGGAAAGACAAAAGTGTTCCTAGTTCATGGATAAAATTTAGAGATATTGCTTTGTATTGGACTGCCAAAGGAGTAGATGGTTTTCGTTATGATATGGCTGAAATGGTTCCTTACGAATTTTGGAGTTACATGAACTCAGCAATCAAAAATGTAAATCCAGATGCTTTCTTAATGGCCGAAGTTTATAATCCGAAAGAATATCGCAATTATATTCATTTGGGTAAAATGGATTATTTGTATGATAAAGTTGAAACATATGATAAATTAAAAGATATTATTCAAGGGAAAACTCCTCCAGACGGGTTATCATATATCCAAAGTGGTCTTGCAGATATTGATGTACACATGTTAAAATTTTTAGATAATCATGATGAACAACGTTTAGCAAGTCCCGAATTTGCAGGTTCTCCCGAAAAAGGTAAGCCAATGATGGTGGTTTCTGCTATGATTACTTCGGCTCCTATTATGATCTATTTTGGCCAAGAAGTAGGAGAGGCGGGAAATGAAAATGGTGGGTTTGGATCTCATTCTAGAACTTCTATTTTTGATTATGTTGGTGTGCCAAATCATCAAAGATGGATGAATGATGGTGCATTTGATGGTGGTAAATTATCTCAAGGAGAAAAAGATTTACGTGATTTCTACAAAAGGTTATTGAATTTTTCTGCCAAAAGCGCTGCAGTGATGGGGCAATTTCAAGATTTACAAGAAGTAAACCGTCAAGCTAATTTGGGATATGATCCAAATCATATTTATTCGTTTGTGCGTTGGTCAGACAGCCAAAAATTAATTGTGCTTACTAATTTTTCTTCTAATAATTCAGGAAGTTTTGAATTGAAAATCCCATCGGATATTATTAGTAAATGGAATTTAAAAGAGGGTAGTTATACTTTAAAAGACCAATTGTATGAAAAAAGTACAATTCAATTGCAGGTTGTAAATGGTGAAGGAAAAGCTTCTGTTAACATTAAACCATTAGAATCTTTTATTTATCAATTATAA